One Trichormus variabilis 0441 genomic window, GATTTGCGGACAATTGACTCGGCGGCGATTGAACGAATTGAAGTAGTACGCGGCCCCAGCGCAATTTATGGTGATGGTGCAACAGGGGGTGTGATTAATATCATCACCAGGCGACCGACTGAAGAAAAATTAACCTCCCGGACAGAAGTTGGTGTGAGTGCAGCTTTAGGTAATTTGTCAGGGGACAGTTTTAGCACCAACCTACAGCATTTCATCTCGGCGAAACAAGATAACTTTGATTTTACCTTTAACTTTGCAGTAGCTAAAACTGGTGGCTTCTTTGATGCTCAAGGCGATCGCATTCCCTCTGATCCTAATGCCCAAGGAGGCTTTTCTGATGCTTCGAGTATCAACTTATTTGGTAAGTTTGGTGTTGATATAGATACAAATCAACGTCTCCAACTCACCTTTAATCGCTTCGACGAAAAACAAGATACAGATATCGCTAGTGACCCCAGCGTCAATACTATCCCAGGTAGACAAAAAGCTCGTGCTTTAGAAGGGTTGAGTTTAGATGAAAGGCCAGGGAATGAGAACACATTCATCAACCTGCAATACACCCATGACGACTTATTCAATAGCAAACTACAAGCCCAGTTATATTACCGAGATTACCTGACGCGCTTTTTTCCCTTTGATGGGCGTAGCTTTGCTAGTTTGGGTAACGAAATCTTTCAATCGCGGGTGGAGTCAGAAAAGTATGGGGGACGCTTGCAGATAGAAACACCTTTATTTAATCAAGGTGCAGCCAAACTACTTTGGGGTGTAGATTATTCCCACGAAGATACCTCTCAACCTGTATCTGTATTTGATCAAACTGCGTTTGTCGCCAGTGGGGGGTTAGCATTTCGGAAAACAGGCGATCGCTCCTGGACTCCTCCTTTAGAATTAAGGAGTCTGGGATTATTTGCTCAATTGAATTGGGAAATAAGCGATCGCTTCGTCTTCAATGGTGGTGTACGCTACGAAAACGCTGATGTGAGTGTCAATGATTTCCGCACCCTAGCTAATCCCAACGTTACTATTGGCGGCGGTGATTTGAACTTTAACGCCACACTGTTCAATTTGGGCGCAGTATACGCCCTCAATCCCCAACTGAGTGTATTTGCTAACTATGCTCAAGGTTTCTCCTTATCAGATATTGGGTTAGCACTCCGCAACGCCCCACCAGGCTTTTCTGTAGAATCCCTCAATCCCGAACCGCAAAAAGTAGATAACTATGAAATTGGCATTCGTGGACAATGGGACACTATACAAGCATCACTTTCGGCTTTTTACAACGAGTCTGACTTAGGTACAACTTTCACAGCACCAGGGACTGTCATCCGCGCCCCAGAAAGAATCTATGGTCTAGAAGCAGCCATTGACGCACAACCTAGTTCTACATGGCAAGTTGGCGGGACATTTACTCTTATTGGTGGGGAAATTGACAGCAATAATGATGGCGATTACGAATCATTAGATGGGTTTAGGATTCCCCCTTTGAAACTTACAGCCTATGTAGAGAATGAGACCTTACCCGGTTGGCGCAATCGTCTGCAAGCTTTGTACTCTGGTAATAGAGAAGTCTTTGGTAATAACAATACGGCCTTTGGTAGGAGACCTGTAGAGAGTTATTTTACTGTAGACTACATCAGTAGCATTAAACTCGGCGCAGGAACATTACAACTGGGATTAGAAAACCTCTTTAATAGTCAATATTTCCCTGTAGCTTCCCAATTGCAAGCCAATGATAGCGCTTATGCTGCTGCTAGAGGTAGGACTTTGAGTATTAAGTATTCTTTTGATTGGTAAATTCTTTTCTTGATCAAGAGACTGAGGGAGTCGGAAAACTTGCGAATCTGCACTCCCAAATAAAAACCCCACGGGTGCAGTGTGGGGTTTATAAAGTTAGAATCTATTTATAGTACTAATGTACCATATAAATCACACACAGGCAAGTATAGGGGTATAAATCAATTCAAAATTCGTCTTGGAAAGTTGAGCCACTGCGTTGGACGGGTTCCCCGGCTTGTAGCAAGTGGCGTTCCTACGGCGGGAAACCCACCTACAGAACTTTCCGCAAAATTCAAAATTCAAAATAAATGCTTGAAACCCTAAACCCCTAAACCCAGTCTCAACAGAAAATCTGTGTGCATCAGTCCTATATATTTGGTTAAACAAAAATTCATATAAACGACTATAAAATTAATCATAATTAAAGAATTTTTTGCTTAATCAAACTAATACATTTATCTTTGCATTTGTTAACAAAAACCGTAGCTTTATATTGCAGTTTGTTACCATTTTGCATTGACTTGAGGAATATTCCTTTAGACTGAATTTCAATGGCAAAAATTGGGATGAATGCAGATGCACGGAGTTAATTTCTTGTGTCATGGGTTTGTAGTTGCTGTATCCTTTGTGGCTTGCATTGCTGGCTTGATATTGCTGTGGGATAGCAAAGGTACAAAAGATGACGAACGAGAAGAAACCGAGAAAATTCTATTCAGAATGAGCTTTAGTTATTGGCTAGTTTATTGTGTGGCATTTGGTCTGGAAAAGATGGTTTTTCCTAACTATGAGCCAATGATGATGACATTGAAAATAACTACAGCTTTGTCATATTTTTTAACTTTTTCTTGTATACTGAGTCTGCCACTACATAGATTTGCAGTACGCCAAGAAGTTCAGGATTAGTCATTAGTCACTAGTCACATGGACTATTGACTATGGACTATGAAGGGAATTTATTTTTTTCTGGCGATGGGCTACCCTCGTTTGCAGGCGATCGCAATCATTGCTTCTAGTGTATCCTGTGCAAGAGGTGTCAAGATGAACACCTCTTGCACTGTTTTGCCTTGTCGGGCAATAATTTTATAGCCACCAAGAATAGGAACAGACACACGCAGTTGCATTTTGGGGGAGTGGCCTTTAACCCTACCAATAACTCCTGGTGTGATGGTTTGAATGCCATCTTGTTGACACAGGCGTTCTAAAATCGGTATCAGGCCGGGAATGTGGGTAGAATGATTCCAAACTAATCTACCATCCTTTTTACGAGAGACAGGCTTTTGGTGGTCGGCGGAGGATTTACCCATGATAATTAAGCCGCCTCTAGGGGGGCCATTGTTAGCCCAGCCCGACGCAATTGTTGGTGATACAATTCTGCGGGTTCTTGCGGCCCTACCCAAACGATCGCTTGTCCTTCATAATGTACTTGATTAGTCAAATCCCAAGCTAAATCGCCAGTCATACCCGGAATATACTTCACCAAACACTCGGCAACGTGTTGAAAAGTATTAAAGTCATCATTCAACACAATCACCTTGTAATTTGGATAGGACTTGCGGACAGTTTGATTAGACCGTTCAGGAGTGACAGTTGGTGCTGTACTCATGGCGTAAACATCTATCGAAAGTTTTGTAACCATAGAACAGTTAACCAGAGAAATTTTACAAAACTAAACTACAACTAAATAGTTTAGTCCATTGTTAGTGGTCAGTGGTTAATAGTCTAGAGTCCATAGTCCATAGTCCATAGTCCACAGTCCAACCAATGACCAATGACTAATGACCAATGACCAACTACCGCCAATCCTCCCAATTTTGATTGAAGATGGAAGTATCAGGGAAAGCTGTGGGATTACCATTTTTTTCTAATAGCCGCTTCAGGGCTTGCAATTGGGGTTCTGATTTGGGTAAATCGTCTACTAATTGGTAAGGTGCAACTTCATTTTTTAAGGAGAAAGCGGCTACAGTTCCCGCCGCCGCACCAGCAGACCACTCAAAGGAATGCACTCGATAAGCTGCGGCTGCAATGTGGCTAGTGGCAATACTTTTACCCCCGACTATCAAATTATCAATTTTTTGGGGAATCATTGCCCGTAAGGCAATTTGGAAGGGATAGGCTTGTCCTGCACCCCGTCGTTCCCCAGGACGTTCTCTATTTCCGGGTGTTTCTGGTGGGCTTTTCTCCATACAAGGGTGGAAGTCGATGGCGTAGTGACC contains:
- the clpS gene encoding ATP-dependent Clp protease adapter ClpS encodes the protein MVTKLSIDVYAMSTAPTVTPERSNQTVRKSYPNYKVIVLNDDFNTFQHVAECLVKYIPGMTGDLAWDLTNQVHYEGQAIVWVGPQEPAELYHQQLRRAGLTMAPLEAA
- a CDS encoding DUF2103 domain-containing protein, coding for MGKSSADHQKPVSRKKDGRLVWNHSTHIPGLIPILERLCQQDGIQTITPGVIGRVKGHSPKMQLRVSVPILGGYKIIARQGKTVQEVFILTPLAQDTLEAMIAIACKRG
- a CDS encoding TonB-dependent receptor domain-containing protein — translated: MKPGKILFLLLLTGSVWSLINHPANSQEAPSPTPLNTQSPVPNAQELTQVTGVRVVPTAQGLEVILDSTAAEKLQVSTQNQGNSLIADITNAQLNLSGENTFSQNNPVTGVTTVTVVNQNDNTIRVTVTGEKSLPKFELFDSDTGLILAFTATEVAQDSPAEADEPIELVVTATRTETPIQNVPRSITVIDREQIAAQASTSRNLIEILGKTVPGLAPPAQGASNFGLTLRGRNPQVLIDGVPQSTTRNASRDLRTIDSAAIERIEVVRGPSAIYGDGATGGVINIITRRPTEEKLTSRTEVGVSAALGNLSGDSFSTNLQHFISAKQDNFDFTFNFAVAKTGGFFDAQGDRIPSDPNAQGGFSDASSINLFGKFGVDIDTNQRLQLTFNRFDEKQDTDIASDPSVNTIPGRQKARALEGLSLDERPGNENTFINLQYTHDDLFNSKLQAQLYYRDYLTRFFPFDGRSFASLGNEIFQSRVESEKYGGRLQIETPLFNQGAAKLLWGVDYSHEDTSQPVSVFDQTAFVASGGLAFRKTGDRSWTPPLELRSLGLFAQLNWEISDRFVFNGGVRYENADVSVNDFRTLANPNVTIGGGDLNFNATLFNLGAVYALNPQLSVFANYAQGFSLSDIGLALRNAPPGFSVESLNPEPQKVDNYEIGIRGQWDTIQASLSAFYNESDLGTTFTAPGTVIRAPERIYGLEAAIDAQPSSTWQVGGTFTLIGGEIDSNNDGDYESLDGFRIPPLKLTAYVENETLPGWRNRLQALYSGNREVFGNNNTAFGRRPVESYFTVDYISSIKLGAGTLQLGLENLFNSQYFPVASQLQANDSAYAAARGRTLSIKYSFDW